The Deltaproteobacteria bacterium genome contains the following window.
TGGGAGGCGCCAGNNNNNNNNNNNNNNNNNNNNNNNNNNNNNNNNNNNNNNNNNNNNNNNNNNNNNNNNNNNNNNNNGCGAGTGCTTTCCGAAGAGAATGTCCGGTCCGACGAGGCCCTAGTGTCAGGAGGCGACTTGATTCCGACTCCCGCAATGAAGGACGTGACAGAGGCGATGCATCAATATCGCGAAGGAGCACGAGGTCTCTGGAACAGCTTCCTTCGGCGGAATGCCACACCCTACGTCGATTTCGACGCGGTTGAGGGATTTGCCGTCATCCGAGAGAAGCTTTTCGATGAACTTGTGCTTCGATCCCTTGGACAGCACGGTTTTAGGAGGGCCAATCGCTCTTTGCCGTACCCGTTCCTTCGAATCGACCCGACGACCGACCCTCTCTCAATCATGATCGCCCGACCAACCTCGGACCGAAACAGATATTGGGACGATCCCATCAACAAGCTCGCCCAACGAGGCGTGCGCCTGGCGTTCATTGATCACTTCGACTGGGATGATTTCGGGTACCTCGATTTCCAGTACTATCGTGTTCAGATTTCCGAATGCATCGAATACCCTTTTCTCGTGGGCCGGGAGGCCTTGGTTGATGTGCACCATGCGCGGGTTGTCTTTGAACCCTGAAGAATTAGCGACGATCGTCTCGTCCCTGCGTCGTCCACCCCTTCGGACCTTTATGGCGGTCTGTCGAGACGCTCAGTTTCCATGGTATCTGCTTAGGTGGCCGACGGAGGAGCAGGCAGACCGCTATCGCCGAAATCTTAGGAGATGCTGGACTACCCTTCATTGTGGAACGACAGGACACCGGGGTGGTTAGTGGTTAGGCGCCAGGATCGCCCGAGACACGATGAACTGCGGGAACAAGTATCGGATGAGCCCCATAGAGGCGCTGGCGACGTTGCTTGGCCACTGACACCGCGAACTTCACCTCGTGCGCCGCATGGGCGGCTTCGCTGAGGAGGCAACCGAGGCGGTTTCAGCGCCTGCGGCGCACAGAGGCGCAGCGAGCGACGCACAAACGCGGAGTACAGAGTCACACCATCGGGAAAACTGCAGATCGAGGCACCCAGAGTCGACCGCTTGGGATGATTGGCATGAGGCGTTGCGTATTGTGTCCCCGAATCTCGCGATAACCTGCCTCCGGGTACGTCCATGACTCCAGACATGTCACGTATGATACTCCGGTGTCCCCTTCCCCCGAAGTGAGGTGCTGGAGCTGCGGCTTTGTCAGATGAAATCAAATCGGAAATATTACATCATGATCGTCGTTGCGGCCGTAATCGCGGCCGCGTTCGATGTCCTCTCCAATGACCGCGCTTTGCTGTTCATGCAAACTAAGTTCGAATTTCCGGCCAAGCGGCTGCGAATCGGCTTGGCGGATTTCGCGAAGCCGGAGCGCTGGCTGCTTATCGCCTCGCGAGAAGGCCCAGGTCAAGCGGTGCGCCTCTTCGGCATGTTCCCCGGTTGGTTTTCAATCAGACCGTTCAATGCGCCAGCTGAACGTTTCTACGTATTCAGGGTGATCGACGATCCGGATAAGGGGACAGTCACCCTGATTGAAAATGATCTCGCCAGGGAAGCGTCGAACGTTCCGGGGACACGACGCTATGGAGTGGCAGTTTCCTTCGGGGTCCACCATTGACATCCCCACGCTGAGAGTCACAATTCTGATGCAACCGAGCTCGACCGCCACTGAAGACGCAATCTTGATCCTGGAGTCGGGGTGAGGGCAAGACGATTTTTCCGGCATCAGACGTCCGTTTGGAATATCCTGACGCTGGTAAGGCAGGCCGGTGCGATAAACGCGATACAGGAGTTGGTAGGCATAGACTGGCATCGGAGCCGCGACAGCCGCCGGCCGTCCAGCTCCTTCGCTATACGCAGCCTGCTAGACCGCCACCGAGAAGTCATCGCCAGAGCGGGCGGATCGCAGGATCGATGAGCCCGAGAATGAACCAGAACGAGCCGCCGAGCAGGGCGAGCCATGCAAGGAGCTTGACCCTTTCCGCGCCTGCCGTTGGATGGAGCCACGAGTTCCCGCTAAGACGGTGCGCCCCATCGCCCCAGATGATCCAGCCTTGAAGGGCCAGGTTCGCTAGATGGAGCGTCACCCAGGTCGTAGTCGTCACGCGGTTCGTCCTTCATGCTCGCGGATGCGCCTTGGTCGTCAGACGCGGGCTCTGCAGCTTCAGCGTGAGCTTCATGGCCCGCATCATGCCTCAGGTGCGGCGCGTTGTGACATCGCCGCGGCGCCCAGCTCTGTAACAGCGGGTGCCCGCAGTTACTTGTGCGACATGGATCCCGGGGTTTTCGGGGCGTCGCGATGCGCCGCATCCCCGATATCGTCGGCGATGTGGGGCCTTACGGCACGTTGCCCGCAACGTGGTTGCAACGTAAATGCATTTAGCCGCGCGTAAACGTACCGAAAGGGCCAGGTTTGGTACCCAGTGGATACCGAATTAGGGCGTATCGGTGCGCGTTGTTAGAGTAATGCCCGGACGTACTCAAGCTGAACACCATCTAACTTTTGCGGGGGCAGTCAGGGCACTGACCACTTCGGCACGGGCAGGCTGGGGTCGCGGTCGCAAAGGCGGCGCATGGGCGTTTTTGCGCTCATGGTGGTGGCGCCGCCGGTCAGGTCCCTGTGGTTGCAGCCTGTTGTTGATTGAGGAACGCCTTAGGTTACCGCGGAGTTGCAAGCGTTCGCACGACGCCGAGTTCCGTTCGCTGCGTGCTCATCCTAACCACTATTCTTGGAGACAGTTTGGAGACGCCCGCGGAAGGCTCACTAACACTAGTGAGATCAGGAACTTGGCGGTAGCGCATGGGAATCGAACCCACCGAGGACGCCTCTCAGCGCCCGCCACCGGTTTTGAAGACCGGGCCAGTCACCAGATCCGGAAGCGCTACCGCGGCGGAATCTAGCAGGTGTGCGCAGAGGGCGGGCGATGAAAGTACTGCAGTCGCGCGGATGGCATCACCCTGCTCGCCGCCATCACGGCCACACGTTCGCGTTCTTCTTCCCGGCGAGCGGCCAGGCTGCGGGTTCAGGATGCAGAAGCGCTGGCCCGTCGGCGCCTCCATCACGATCCAGCGCTTGACGTACGCGATGCGACGGGCGCCGAGCGCTTCCAGGCGGCGCGCCTCAGCCTCGAGGTCGTCGGTCTCGATGTCGAGATGGATGCGGCTTTCATGCTCGACCTTCTGTACGAACAAGATCGGTTCACTCGGGTCTGAGTCCAGCAGGCGATACAATGGATCGCCTTCAGGTTCGGGCCGCCAGCGGCGCCCGAGCGCGCGGCTCCAGAACTCCGCAGCGGCATCGAGATCGGTCGTCTTGCAGTCGAGGACGAAGGTCGACAATCGGCTGCGATGCATCCGCGCAGCTTACGCCGAATCCAACGCAAGCACAGCGCGCGGCGGGTGTGTGACGCCCGCCGCGCGCGCCTGTCCCTAGCGTCCCCGCGCCGCAGAGAGCCGGCGGCGGAACCCGAGGAGCACCGCGATCGCTACCGCGATCCAGGACGCCGACTGGAACCCGCTGCTGGAGCAGCCTCCCGAGGGGAACATGAACGATGAGGTCGCCGTCGGCGGCGTGCTCGAGCTGGATTGGCACCCCGTGGTGGTGCAGGACCCGTCGGACCCGCTTTGCTCCGTTGGAGGCACATCCTTGCCGAGCGCGTGCAGGATCAGCGCCGCGAGCTGCGCCCGGCCACCGTCAAGCGCCGCAGGAGTGGTGTACCCCTGGTACGCATGCGGGTAGACGCCCAGGGCGATCTGCTTCGCCTCTGCGGCCAATCCGAGGGTCGCCGCGAGATGGAGCAGCTCGTAGTCCTCCATTCCGTCGCGGATGCCCTTCAGTCGCAACGACTCGACCGGGATCTCCGTCTGCCCGCCGATCTTCGCCGTCGTGCCCGGGTAGAACAGCGTTCCGTCCCCGTTCCCTCCGAACGCGACCTGTCTGACCCACGGATCGCCACCGAAGTAGGACTGGGTCATCTCGTAGTACAGCTCGCCCGTTCCGTCGAAGATGTAGGTCATCCACTCGAGGGCGCGGTTGCGGGTCGCGTCGGTATCGATCGCGTACGAAGGCCAGCCCATCGAGTTGGTAGCATCGACCCCCGGCGACACGCCGGAGCAGCCGAAGCTCATGCAGCCCTGATAGAGCCAGATGTTCGACGGCCAGCGCGCTCGCTGGCTGCCCGCGAGCGAAGTGCCGGGGCGATCCTCCAGATAGTTGATGACCGCGACGAACAGGTCGATGCCGGTCACGCCGTTTGCCGCCGCGGCATAGGGTTGCGACGTCAGCAGGGTCGTCAACTCCGGATCGCCGGCGCGCGAATTCGCGATGCGGCCGGGAATGTCCGACCACTGGCAGGTCAAGGGCGGTTCGTCACAGATGTAGTTGAAGAGCCTCGGGAACCAGCCCTTCGCCCGGAAATGGTCCGACCAGCCCTTCACGCCGGCTGCACTGGCAGGGCCGTAGATCTGCACGGACGTGAGCTGCGCGTTCTTGAGCCGCGTGTTCGCCGTCCCGTCCATGAACGGTCCGCCGTACGTGTCGAACGCGGACCAATCCGCCGCGCCGGTCGAAGACACCGGCGTGCTGGAGACGGGAACGCTGACCGAGACGTGGTTGTCCAACGCCGCTTGAACGTACCGGGTCCGCAAGGCCTGCTCGTAGGCGACGTTGCTGCAGCTGCCGTCGCCGTGCCCCATGCAGGGTCCATTCCAGGTGATCCCGAATGCAGTGCGAAGCGTCGAGGTCGAGGGAACGGAGAAGTCCCAGACCGTCAGCGTCACCGGCACCTGGGCGCTGGCGCCGCCGCTGACCACGAGCGTGCCGGTGTACTTGCCCGCGGGCGCGTCCGCCGGAACGTGCACGTCGACATACACGGCGCGGTTCTCGCCGGCCGGCACGTCGAACGGAAACGCGTTTCGCTTCTCGCCCATGATTGGATCGACGTCCGGCACGAGCGCGTCGGGCCACCAACCGGTCGCGCCATCGCCGCCGGACTGATTGGCGACGTTGATGAGCGCCTCGCGGTAGAGGACGACGTCGCGTCCAGAGATCGTGTGTCCCTGGCCGTCGGACACTCCGTCGAAGGCCATGGAAACGCCGGAGGCCGGCCCCGTCACGACGACGTGAAAGGCCTCGAACTCGTTCTTTGCAGCCGCGATCGACGCCGCTGCAGGCGCCTGGGCGGGGACCGCGGTTTGCGGACGGACCTTCGTCGCCGCTGGAGCGATCCAGATCTGTGCCGCGGATGCGGCGCTTGAGGCCGCGAGTGCCGCGGCAATCGTGAACAGCGAGAGCGCCTGCCGCGTCGAGCGGCGCGAGGCGGACGGGATGCCTGTCTGGTTGTGCTGCCTCTTCAACGGTGCCTCCTTGATCGGCTTGCCGAAAAGCGACTGCCTTTCGGTTCGGCCAACGAAGGAGGCATGCCGCCTCTTCCCGGCTCGATCTACGGCTGTAGGGGCAAATCTGCACGTCTATCGGGAAAGCGGGGCGTTCGTCGCCCCTCCGCACACCTTGGCGCCTTCCGGCGGCATGGGAACTACAGGGCGCAGAACAGCCTGGTGCCGGCCCTCAGGATGGAATCGCCGCCCCTCGTGCGAGGGACCGCACGTGCGAACGTGAAGGGGCCGTTCGAGCAAGCGCTTGGGTGTTCGGATACTCGCCGGCAAGAAGGAGACTGTCGCCGGGTTGCACGTCGAGGGGGTGAGCGCATGCCGGCACGCATGTTGTCCGCGCGCCGGACGGGGATTTCTAGGCTGCGACGACCTCTGGACCTGCCGGAGACGGACGGACTTCGGACGGCCGTTGCGGCCGCGGCAGAACGCGGCGCAGTCTGGTTTCCAGTGCCAGGCGGGCAACCAGAGCCGGCTTCTCCACGAGAAAGAACGCGATGGTCGCTACCACGCCGGCGGCGATGATGTTTGCCGGGAACCGTGTTGCCGGGTCCGAAGTGAATCGGTTCAGGAAGGGCTGCTGCCAGAGGTAGATCGAATAGCTTGCGCGCCCGACGGCGACGATCGGTGCGGCGCTGAGCGCTTTCGTCCAGATGGAACCGGGGAGGCGAACGCAGCGGTCGACGCAGAGTGGGACGCCGACGCTGATGACCGCCGGGGAAATGGTGAAGGCAAACCGGGGGTGTTGCTCGAACACCATGGTCGCGAGCACGGCGAGCGGAACGAGGAAGAACCAGCGGGATTTGAGCAGGGCCCGATAGCGGGCATCCTGCCAGAGACGGTCGCTGATACCGGCCAGCACGCACCCCATCGCGAGCGGGTCCACTACGGTTCCAAAGGTGTGGCCGACTCCATCGCGCGATGCCGGCAGCAGGACCCAGATGCCGACACGCATGACTGGAGCGATGAAGAGACACGCCGCGGCCACCCACATCGCCCTGCGCACGCCGAGAAGCACGAGGACTGCCGGCCAGAGCAGATAGAACTGCTCTTCGACGGCGAGCGACCAGGTATGCCCGAGCGTCCACGCGCTATGCGGGTGGTAGTTCCCGATGTACGCGAGGGCGTAGCCGAGATCGCCGGGGGCGAGCTCCACCCAGCCCAGGCGGGCCGCGGCGGCCATCGCGATCAAGAACACGTAGTAGGGGACGAGGATGCGGAAGATGCGGCGGAAGTAGAACATCGAAAGACCGATCGAGCCGCGCTTCTCCTGCTCGTCGAGCAGCAGCCGGGTAATCAGGTATCCGGAAATGACGAAGAACACCCGCACGCCGAGGACGGCGAGGAAAGGCAGGACGAGGCGGGGCGATCCGATCGGGAACCCAACGGTTCCCCCGAGGTGGCCGAACACCACCAGCGAGATCGACAAGGCCCGAAGCCCATCGAGGCTCGGGATCCGGCCGCTTTGCCTGTCCACAGCGCCCCCCAGCGCTTGGTGTTCAACTGAGGGTGGTGTGCGCTGGTCGCCCAGTCAACGGACTTGCCCTCACTGCCCCACTACGGGCGGGCGAGCGAGCGCTGCTGCGGGAGCGGGCGGTTCGGACGCCCGCTCCATCCACGTCGCCTGTTGCGTCAGGGCACTAACAGGTTGGCGCAGTGTCCTGGTTTGTTGGACGGCGTTCCGATCGCGCCCCCCTTCGGAATGCACTGGCTTTGCGGTAGCGGAGCACCGCGTTCAACGTAGTCGGTCAGCAGGTCGAAGCTCTTCTGCGCGTGCTTTTGGATGAACTCGAGCTGCGAAAACGTGTTCTTGAAGGTCTCGATGTGGTTCCCGTTCTGAACTTCGTATAGCCGATATTGAACCGATCGGCCGTCGCGGTCGTTACCGCCACCATGTGCTTCGGCGAGCACCAGCGCCTCGTACGCACGCGCGCCGCGTTGGATCGGCAGCAGCGCGTCCATCGTGCCTGCCACTGTGACCAGCGGCCGGCCGATCTTGCCGGTGGTGGCGACCGAGGCGAGACGCGCCGCGATCGCGGGATCCAGTGCGGCCCGCGCGAGATATTCGTACCCGCCAGTCCCTTGGATGTCGTTCGGCCCGTCGAGATAGGTGATCCAGTTCGGATCGAACCGCTTCTGCCACTGGCACTGCGTCACTTCCCAGAACTGCGCCCAGTAGAGGCCCCACAGCGAGGTGGTGCCGATGACGATGTCGGGCGGATAACCCGCGGCCTCGATATTCTGCGCGGCAATCTTTGCAGCATTCTTCACGGCTGGGGCGCTCGAAGTGAGCCCCAAGGCGTAGGCAGGCCAGTTGCGGATTGCAGGCGGAAGATCGATCAGGATGTTCGGCCCGCGCGGATCGATGAAAGTGCCCTCCCAGTCAACGCCGCCGTCGAAGAGATCGGGGGCCTGCTCCAGCGCGCGGCGAACCTGGTAGCCGCCGTTCGAGGTGCCGACGGCGTACGTGCGCTGCGGCAGGCTGTTGTACTGCGCCTTGACGGCCCGCTTGGCGAGACCGGTCCCATCGATGAAGTACTCCGTCCATTGCGTGAACGCTTTCGCGGGCTCGTTGTCGTAGAATTCGACCCAGACCGACGACGCCGGATTCAACCGGCACGAATTCGGCGTGGGGGGCGTCGCCGACGACAAACTCGTGATCTTCAGATTGAGCACGCCCTTGTTCTGTGACGCGTAGGCGTAACCCTTCTGGACGACGTAATCACTCCAGGCGAAGTCGCCGTTGAACTCGCTGCGCGTGCCCGAGGCGCCGGCGACGACGAGCTTGCCGTTCCAGACGGTCGGCAAACGGAGCAGGAACCGCGCCTCTCCAGTCGGATCGTCGGTGAAGCGGCCGTTGACCTGGATTCCCGGTACGGCGCGCCCGATCGGAGTGCGGTTCGGCGGATCGGGAGAGATGACGCCGCGATCCGTTACCGGCGTAAAGGCGCCCGGGGGAAGGCCGGGAACGGAGTTGTTCGCGGGCGTAGTGTCAGCATTGTTGGTCGTCAGATCCGTGCTATCGAAGCATCTGACGTCCATCAGATTGATGCTGTCGGCCAGGGCGGCCTTCACCTCATTGCAGCTGGCATGTGCGATTCCAGGAACGCCGATCGCGGCGCACAAGACGGCGACCATTGACAACAGGCTCTTTGTTCTCATTTGTCTCCCCTTGGGGGTCGCACGTATGGCACATCTTCCCCGCTCCGCAAAGTCAGACGAGTGGCGTGCACGCTGCGCAGGGCGCTCGGCTGTCTGTTGACAGCCGAATCCGACGACTCGCACAGTCCGCCGCCGATCTCCGCCGGTGCAATGCGCGGAAGGAGGCCCCATGAAGCGTCTCGTGCTTTTCTGGGCTGCGGTCGGAACCGCCGCGGTCGCCCAGGTCACGGTGCTCCACTCGGCGCAGGGTTCGGGTCACATCCAGTTCGCTACCAACTCGGAGTTCATCACCTTCAGCGCAGTCCAGCGCGCCGACGGAACCGTCAGCGGGAACGCCACCGTGCACGATGTCAGCGCCGGAGTGACGGCGCGGATCGACGTGAATTGCCTGAACGTCGTCGGCAATACGGCGAGGATCAGCGGCATCGTGACGCGGTCGAGCGACCCGACCCTGGTAGGCTACGAGGGAATCTTCCAGGTCGTCGATGGCGGCGAAGGCAAGGGATCGGTCGATCTCATGAGCCTCGCCAACTTCTTCGAAGTCGGCAGCGGGAACGACTGCACCGTACCGGGAGAATTCGATCTCGTTCCGGTAGATCAGGGCAACATCCAGGTGCAGTGACCGCCCGCTCTACGCGATTCGCTGGCGCAGGTGGTCTCCGACCCGCAGCGCATTCGCCATGATGGTCAGCGCGGGATTCACCGCTCCCGACGACGGGAAGAAGCTGGCGTCGACGACGTAGAGGTTGTCCACGTCGTGCCCCTTGCAGTTCCGGTCCAGCGCGGAAGTCTCCGGGTCGTTCCCGAACCGGATGGTCCCGTTCTGGTGGGCGACGCCGGCCAGCGGAATCCGCTCGCCCAGGTACAGGTTCCGCGCGAACAGCCCCTGGTGGCACTCGTGCCCATGCATCGGGCAGGCGCGCTGCTCGTTCATCAGCTTCTTCAGCCGTGCGATGAGCTGGCGATGGCCTTCCTCATTGTTCGGCCGATACGACAGAACGATGTTCCCCTGGCCGTCGAGCGTCACCCGGTTCTCCGGATCCGGCAGGTCCTCCGACGTCAGCCAGAAGTCGAGCGAATGGCGCGCCATCAGATCCAGCGTGAACCCCGGGGCAATTGCCGGCGCGCCGGCGCTCAACGTCGGGCCGTCCAGCTTGCCGACGAAGGAGATGTGCCCCATCGGGTACGGAAACTCCTTCGTCCCGAAGTAGAAGTCGTTCACCGAAAGAGATTTCTGGAAGATGGTCGGGTTCGGGCACTTCGACACCGCCATCAGCACCGAGTTGACGTGCCCCATGTAGTGCCGGCCAACGACGCCGGAGCGATTCGCGAGACCGTCGGGATGGCGATCGTTCGCGGACCGCAGCAGGAGCGCCGCGGAGTTGATCGCGCCCGCGGAGACCACCACCACATCGGCGGAGTACTCCTCGCGCGTGCCGTTGCGCCGCACGATCACCTTGTTCACCGCGCGACCCGACGGAATCGTCTCCAGCCGCTCGACGTATGCGTTCGTGAGCAGCGTCACATTGGGAAACTCGAGCGCCGGATCCACCGCCAGCACCTGCGCATCGGACTTCGCCCGCACCAGGCAGGGAAATCCGTCGCAGGTGCCGCAGCGGATGCACTGGCTCCGGTTCGGGTTCTTCTCGTCGATCTGGATGCCCAGCGGCGTGTGGAATGCCTTCACCCCGGAGCGCGCGAAGTCTTCCGCCAGGTGCTGCAGCCGCTCTTCGTGGCTCACGGCGGGATGCGGATACGGCTCGCTCGCGAACGGCTCCGTCGGGTCTTCTCCGCGCTCGCCGTGCACGTGGTACATGCGCTCGGCGCGCGTGTAGTACGGCTCCATCTCGTCGTAGCCGACTGGCCAGCCCGGAGAGACGCCGCCGTGATGGCGCAGCTCGCCGAAGTCCTCCTTGCGCAGGCGGAAGAGGGCGGCGCCGTAGAACTTGGTGTTGCCGCCGACGGCGTAGTTCGTGTGCGGGTGCAGGTCGCGCCCGCGCGAGTCCCTCCAGACCTCCTTGGTCTGGTAGCGACCCTTCAGATTCACGGAGGCGGAGTCCCAGTTCTCCTTCTCGCGCCGGACATAGTCGCCGCGCTCGAGCAACAGGATGCGCTTCCCCGAGGGAGCGAGATTGTGGACCAGCGTCCCCCCGCCGGCCCCGGACCCGATCACGATCACGTCGTAGCTGTGCGCCATGGCGCCTCCTCCCTGTGGGTACGGCCGGCGCAGGCGCCCGTTACACGCGTGTAACGAATTCCGCCCCTCGCGAGACTCCATCGGCGAAAGGAGGCTTTCCGTGCCGGCCGTCGCGCCCGAAGTGCTGGCCCTCGCGCAGGACTCCGCGCTCCTCGAGGCGCTCCGCGCCGGAGACGAGCGGGCGTTCCTGGAGCTGGTGGAGAGCCTCCACGGGGGGATGGTCCGCTTTGCGCGGGGCTTCGTGAAGACCGACACGGCGGCGGAGGACGTGGTGCAGGACACCTGGGCAGTGGTGCTGCAGGACATCGACCGATTCGAGGGCCGGTCCGCGCTGCGATCGTGGATTTTCGGCATCCTCGGCAACCTTGCGCGGACGCGTGCGGCAAAGGACGGCCGCTGCGTCCCGCTGTCGGCGCTACAGCCCGACGACGGCGAGTCCGCCGTCGACCCTTCCGAGTTCCATCCCGATTCGCATCCGCGCTGGGCCGGACACTGGGCGAAAGCGCCGGAGCCTTGGCCCG
Protein-coding sequences here:
- a CDS encoding RNA polymerase sigma factor; translated protein: MAPPPCGYGRRRRPLHACNEFRPSRDSIGERRLSVPAVAPEVLALAQDSALLEALRAGDERAFLELVESLHGGMVRFARGFVKTDTAAEDVVQDTWAVVLQDIDRFEGRSALRSWIFGILGNLARTRAAKDGRCVPLSALQPDDGESAVDPSEFHPDSHPRWAGHWAKAPEPWPEARLLSREALAYIRDAIERLPEGQRAVIRLRDVEGWTSQEVCEALGVSEVNQRVLLHRARSRVRREIARHVERRNP
- a CDS encoding DUF4091 domain-containing protein, with the translated sequence MKRQHNQTGIPSASRRSTRQALSLFTIAAALAASSAASAAQIWIAPAATKVRPQTAVPAQAPAAASIAAAKNEFEAFHVVVTGPASGVSMAFDGVSDGQGHTISGRDVVLYREALINVANQSGGDGATGWWPDALVPDVDPIMGEKRNAFPFDVPAGENRAVYVDVHVPADAPAGKYTGTLVVSGGASAQVPVTLTVWDFSVPSTSTLRTAFGITWNGPCMGHGDGSCSNVAYEQALRTRYVQAALDNHVSVSVPVSSTPVSSTGAADWSAFDTYGGPFMDGTANTRLKNAQLTSVQIYGPASAAGVKGWSDHFRAKGWFPRLFNYICDEPPLTCQWSDIPGRIANSRAGDPELTTLLTSQPYAAAANGVTGIDLFVAVINYLEDRPGTSLAGSQRARWPSNIWLYQGCMSFGCSGVSPGVDATNSMGWPSYAIDTDATRNRALEWMTYIFDGTGELYYEMTQSYFGGDPWVRQVAFGGNGDGTLFYPGTTAKIGGQTEIPVESLRLKGIRDGMEDYELLHLAATLGLAAEAKQIALGVYPHAYQGYTTPAALDGGRAQLAALILHALGKDVPPTEQSGSDGSCTTTGCQSSSSTPPTATSSFMFPSGGCSSSGFQSASWIAVAIAVLLGFRRRLSAARGR
- a CDS encoding tannase/feruloyl esterase family alpha/beta hydrolase, whose amino-acid sequence is MTWATAAVPTAAQKSTRRFMGPPSAHCTGGDRRRTVRVVGFGCQQTAERPAQRARHSSDFAERGRCAIRATPKGRQMRTKSLLSMVAVLCAAIGVPGIAHASCNEVKAALADSINLMDVRCFDSTDLTTNNADTTPANNSVPGLPPGAFTPVTDRGVISPDPPNRTPIGRAVPGIQVNGRFTDDPTGEARFLLRLPTVWNGKLVVAGASGTRSEFNGDFAWSDYVVQKGYAYASQNKGVLNLKITSLSSATPPTPNSCRLNPASSVWVEFYDNEPAKAFTQWTEYFIDGTGLAKRAVKAQYNSLPQRTYAVGTSNGGYQVRRALEQAPDLFDGGVDWEGTFIDPRGPNILIDLPPAIRNWPAYALGLTSSAPAVKNAAKIAAQNIEAAGYPPDIVIGTTSLWGLYWAQFWEVTQCQWQKRFDPNWITYLDGPNDIQGTGGYEYLARAALDPAIAARLASVATTGKIGRPLVTVAGTMDALLPIQRGARAYEALVLAEAHGGGNDRDGRSVQYRLYEVQNGNHIETFKNTFSQLEFIQKHAQKSFDLLTDYVERGAPLPQSQCIPKGGAIGTPSNKPGHCANLLVP
- a CDS encoding acyltransferase — translated: MGDQRTPPSVEHQALGGAVDRQSGRIPSLDGLRALSISLVVFGHLGGTVGFPIGSPRLVLPFLAVLGVRVFFVISGYLITRLLLDEQEKRGSIGLSMFYFRRIFRILVPYYVFLIAMAAAARLGWVELAPGDLGYALAYIGNYHPHSAWTLGHTWSLAVEEQFYLLWPAVLVLLGVRRAMWVAAACLFIAPVMRVGIWVLLPASRDGVGHTFGTVVDPLAMGCVLAGISDRLWQDARYRALLKSRWFFLVPLAVLATMVFEQHPRFAFTISPAVISVGVPLCVDRCVRLPGSIWTKALSAAPIVAVGRASYSIYLWQQPFLNRFTSDPATRFPANIIAAGVVATIAFFLVEKPALVARLALETRLRRVLPRPQRPSEVRPSPAGPEVVAA
- a CDS encoding GMC family oxidoreductase is translated as MAHSYDVIVIGSGAGGGTLVHNLAPSGKRILLLERGDYVRREKENWDSASVNLKGRYQTKEVWRDSRGRDLHPHTNYAVGGNTKFYGAALFRLRKEDFGELRHHGGVSPGWPVGYDEMEPYYTRAERMYHVHGERGEDPTEPFASEPYPHPAVSHEERLQHLAEDFARSGVKAFHTPLGIQIDEKNPNRSQCIRCGTCDGFPCLVRAKSDAQVLAVDPALEFPNVTLLTNAYVERLETIPSGRAVNKVIVRRNGTREEYSADVVVVSAGAINSAALLLRSANDRHPDGLANRSGVVGRHYMGHVNSVLMAVSKCPNPTIFQKSLSVNDFYFGTKEFPYPMGHISFVGKLDGPTLSAGAPAIAPGFTLDLMARHSLDFWLTSEDLPDPENRVTLDGQGNIVLSYRPNNEEGHRQLIARLKKLMNEQRACPMHGHECHQGLFARNLYLGERIPLAGVAHQNGTIRFGNDPETSALDRNCKGHDVDNLYVVDASFFPSSGAVNPALTIMANALRVGDHLRQRIA